The following proteins come from a genomic window of Ictalurus furcatus strain D&B chromosome 12, Billie_1.0, whole genome shotgun sequence:
- the cygb1 gene encoding cytoglobin-1, whose product MEGNSGEHKQTEGPETLMEEERVTITNTWAKVYENKEAAGVAVLIRLFTSFPSTKQYFSEFRHMEDTQEMQSSAQLQKHAVLVMKALNALVESVDDGEKTASVVEKVAKSHARKHKVEPVNFKILAGVILEVLVEVFPESFGVEAQRAWSKLMDVLYWHVTRVYSEIGWTSTE is encoded by the exons atgGAGGGAAACAGCGGAGAGCACAAGCAGACAGAAGGACCGGAGACGCTCATGGAGGAAGAAAGAGTGACAATCACGAATACCTGGGCAAAGGTGTATGAGAATAAAGAGGCAGCAGGAGTCGCTGTGCTCATCAG ACTCTTTACGAGTTTCCCCTCAACGAAGCAGTACTTCAGTGAGTTTCGCCACATGGAGGATACACAGGAAATGCAGTCGAGCGCGCAACTGCAGAAACACGCCGTGCTGGTGATGAAGGCGCTCAATGCGCTGGTGGAGAGCGTCGACGATGGAGAGAAGACAGCGTCTGTGGTGGAGAAGGTGGCAAAATCACACGCTCGCAAACACAAAGTGGAGCCGGTGAACTTTAAA ATCCTGGCTGGAGTCATTCTAGAAGTGCTGGTGGAGGTTTTCCCAGAATCCTTCGGTGTGGAGGCGCAGAGGGCGTGGTCGAAACTGATGGATGTGCTTTACTGGCACGTCACTCGGGTCTACTCTGAGATCGGCTGGACTTCCAcagaatga